One part of the Candidatus Bathyarchaeota archaeon genome encodes these proteins:
- a CDS encoding GNAT family N-acetyltransferase produces the protein MTAAVLIRNAELGDIEAIAAIEQRCFSGATAYPKSQLTYLIYKANSTCLIETSGGAIRGFIVALYRKGTSGGYLETLDVDPTFQGQGIGFRLMSAAEQEMRRRGLRFSQLEVSEGNKTAIALYQKAGYKVKERLIGYYRFEHHGTCDAIRMVKQL, from the coding sequence ATGACCGCAGCAGTGCTTATCCGCAATGCAGAGTTAGGCGACATCGAAGCGATAGCCGCTATCGAGCAGCGATGCTTCAGTGGAGCCACCGCCTACCCCAAAAGCCAGCTTACCTACCTCATCTACAAAGCCAACAGCACATGCCTCATCGAAACCAGCGGCGGCGCCATACGGGGCTTTATTGTGGCGCTCTACCGCAAAGGCACCAGCGGCGGCTACCTTGAGACGCTGGATGTTGACCCCACTTTTCAGGGGCAGGGCATAGGGTTTAGGCTAATGTCTGCGGCGGAGCAGGAGATGAGGCGGCGGGGGCTAAGGTTTTCGCAGCTGGAGGTTTCCGAGGGCAACAAAACCGCGATTGCACTCTACCAGAAAGCAGGCTACAAGGTCAAGGAGCGCCTAATCGGCTACTACCGCTTTGAGCACCATGGCACCTGCGACGCCATCCGCATGGTCAAACAGCTTTAG
- a CDS encoding deoxyhypusine synthase, producing the protein MDLKKVAVKDYQFTEKMTVDELVAQMDEAWGFTAGKLAVGVSIMEAMIASKGCVKFLSFTADIVATGTRGVIRELVKRRLVDIIITTCGTLDHDVARCHRDYYKGSFVMNDSRLHQEGVNRLGNVLVPNDSYGIILEKKIQAMLTDLYNEGKKELSTTELSREIGLRICDETSILYWAAKNNIPVHVPGITDGSVGYQLWMFSQDHRDFRINLLKDEGMLSDLMFDSKTTGALIVGGGISKHHTIWWNQFKDGLDYVIYISTADEWDGSLSGARPREAVSWGKISEKAKRVMIEGDATMVLPIMTSALIDRLGKKRS; encoded by the coding sequence ATTGATTTGAAGAAGGTTGCAGTGAAAGATTACCAGTTCACAGAAAAAATGACTGTTGATGAGCTTGTCGCTCAGATGGATGAGGCATGGGGTTTCACCGCGGGTAAACTCGCCGTCGGCGTATCCATAATGGAAGCGATGATTGCCAGCAAGGGCTGCGTCAAGTTCCTCTCATTTACCGCCGACATAGTAGCCACCGGCACCCGAGGGGTCATCCGCGAACTCGTCAAACGCCGCCTCGTCGACATCATAATAACCACCTGCGGCACACTCGACCACGACGTCGCAAGATGTCACCGCGACTACTACAAGGGCAGCTTCGTCATGAACGACAGCAGACTGCATCAGGAGGGCGTCAACAGATTAGGCAACGTTTTGGTGCCAAACGACAGCTACGGCATAATTCTTGAAAAGAAAATCCAGGCTATGCTGACTGACCTCTACAACGAAGGCAAAAAGGAGCTGTCCACAACCGAGCTTAGCCGCGAAATCGGCCTACGAATATGCGACGAAACCTCCATACTTTACTGGGCAGCCAAAAACAACATCCCCGTCCATGTCCCCGGTATAACCGACGGCTCAGTGGGCTATCAGCTCTGGATGTTTAGCCAAGACCACCGCGACTTCCGCATAAACCTGCTTAAAGACGAAGGCATGCTGAGCGATTTGATGTTTGACTCCAAGACCACGGGTGCGCTTATCGTGGGCGGAGGCATCAGCAAGCATCACACGATCTGGTGGAACCAATTCAAAGACGGTCTTGACTACGTCATCTACATCAGCACAGCGGATGAATGGGATGGCAGTCTCAGCGGAGCCCGGCCACGGGAAGCAGTGAGTTGGGGCAAGATCAGCGAGAAAGCCAAACGCGTCATGATTGAAGGCGACGCCACTATGGTGCTGCCGATAATGACCAGCGCGTTGATTGACCGGTTGGGCAAAAAACGTTCTTAA
- a CDS encoding putative toxin-antitoxin system toxin component, PIN family → MVRVVVDTNVLVSAFLNGGKSRELLAKLLEEHTVVLSASMLAELADVLSREKFGVKTETVNRFVSTLVQRATVVPLDSNIRVVMDDPDDDVVVNTAVSGKAEYIVSGDGHLLKIGVYKNIRLITVNECSLLLRKKKSRGIIRNKKC, encoded by the coding sequence ATGGTTCGAGTCGTCGTTGACACGAATGTTTTAGTGTCGGCGTTTCTTAATGGGGGCAAATCAAGAGAGTTACTTGCTAAACTGTTAGAGGAGCATACGGTGGTTTTGTCTGCTTCCATGTTGGCCGAATTGGCTGATGTGTTGTCAAGAGAAAAATTCGGCGTTAAAACCGAGACTGTTAACCGATTTGTATCTACCCTTGTCCAGCGGGCAACCGTTGTTCCATTAGATTCCAACATTAGGGTTGTGATGGATGACCCTGATGACGATGTCGTGGTAAATACGGCGGTCAGCGGCAAGGCAGAGTATATTGTCAGCGGCGACGGGCATCTTCTAAAAATTGGCGTCTACAAGAATATTCGCTTAATAACAGTAAATGAATGCAGCCTATTATTGCGCAAAAAAAAGTCAAGAGGAATAATCCGCAATAAAAAATGCTGA
- a CDS encoding AbrB/MazE/SpoVT family DNA-binding domain-containing protein — MGQIETEAEIATVGTKGQIVIPQRFRKELKITSKTKLAVYRRGDKIVVTKLEIPPIKEELQSLFSEVYKQRGGRKVPEKEILEEIQRYRIEKRAKTGA, encoded by the coding sequence ATGGGGCAAATAGAAACCGAAGCTGAAATCGCAACAGTTGGAACCAAGGGACAAATCGTGATTCCCCAGCGGTTCAGAAAGGAACTGAAAATCACTTCCAAAACAAAACTTGCAGTCTACCGCAGAGGCGACAAGATAGTGGTAACCAAACTGGAAATTCCCCCCATAAAAGAGGAACTGCAAAGCCTCTTCAGCGAAGTTTACAAGCAAAGAGGCGGCAGAAAGGTACCTGAAAAAGAGATTTTAGAAGAAATCCAGCGGTACCGCATTGAGAAGCGAGCCAAAACAGGCGCTTAG